From a single Bacillus sp. NEB1478 genomic region:
- a CDS encoding ROK family protein has product MKKKYILAADVGGTKIECVLFNIDGELLNSKTFKTNEVIKFDVADCLAVEMKRIIQEQGIRLNEVSYVGLGVTGLVDSAAGVVLEAPSLNWENYPMQEKLQNLLGIPVCIGNDVNIGLLGEVEKGTLEGVNHAIYFMIGTSIGAGLFLNGEIYEGHSFSAGEVGYAITEKSVVSKGFRAARPGYGYLSTHAGGYGMAHKYAELMGLSVSTEELFQLAKSDDPVAKSIIEEAVEHISTCLINLTVILNPEVILFSGGVGSQLKPFLEKINENLDKYVPFKPELNISSLGNHSVLYGAYSLCRKRLDV; this is encoded by the coding sequence TTGAAAAAGAAATATATCCTCGCTGCAGATGTTGGCGGAACAAAAATAGAATGTGTATTGTTTAATATTGATGGAGAATTATTGAACAGTAAAACTTTTAAAACAAACGAAGTCATAAAATTTGATGTTGCGGATTGTTTAGCGGTAGAGATGAAAAGGATCATACAGGAACAGGGGATACGACTTAATGAAGTGAGCTATGTTGGATTAGGCGTCACAGGGTTGGTCGATAGTGCTGCAGGTGTGGTTTTAGAAGCGCCTAGTTTGAACTGGGAGAATTACCCGATGCAGGAAAAGCTTCAAAATTTACTCGGTATTCCAGTTTGCATCGGAAACGATGTAAATATTGGATTGCTGGGTGAAGTGGAGAAAGGTACATTAGAAGGTGTTAACCATGCTATTTATTTTATGATCGGTACAAGTATCGGTGCTGGTCTTTTCTTAAATGGAGAAATTTATGAAGGGCATTCTTTTTCTGCTGGTGAAGTAGGATACGCCATAACAGAAAAATCAGTTGTTTCAAAAGGATTTAGAGCAGCACGACCAGGCTATGGATATTTAAGCACACATGCAGGCGGTTATGGAATGGCTCATAAGTATGCTGAGTTAATGGGGCTGAGTGTTTCAACAGAAGAACTTTTTCAGTTAGCTAAAAGTGATGACCCAGTTGCAAAATCTATAATAGAAGAAGCCGTAGAACACATTTCAACATGCTTAATAAATTTAACAGTAATTTTAAATCCTGAAGTCATTTTATTCAGTGGCGGAGTAGGATCACAATTAAAACCTTTTTTAGAAAAAATAAATGAAAATCTTGATAAATATGTTCCTTTTAAACCAGAATTGAATATTTCATCCTTAGGAAATCACTCAGTTTTGTATGGTGCTTACTCGTTATGCCGAAAACGGTTAGACGTATAG